A genomic region of Carassius carassius chromosome 27, fCarCar2.1, whole genome shotgun sequence contains the following coding sequences:
- the LOC132106619 gene encoding frizzled-3-like isoform X1, producing MDLLWVLYTMLTVCVAINMDATGSHSMFTCEPITLRMCQGLAYNTTFMPNLLNHYDQQTAALAMEPFHPMVNLECSTEIRPFLCALYAPVCTEYGHVTLPCRRLCQRAKSDCYKLMDMFGVSWPDEMECSRFPDCDESYPRAIDLLPSSDGTEESPSSVQRDYGFWCPRELKIEPDLGYSFMGVRDCSPPCPNMYFHKDELIFARYFIGVVSIVCLSATLFTFLTFLIDVGRFRYPERPIIFYAVCYMMVSLVFFLGFLLEDRVSCNAASPGRFRASTVTQGSHNKACTLLFMTLYFFTMAGSVWWVILTITWFLAAVPKWGSEAIEKKALLFHAVAWGIPGALTITLMAMNKIEGDSMSGVCFVGLYDLMALRWFLLVPLALDVVVGVVLLLAGVAALNRVRMEIPLEKENQDKLVKFMIRIGVFSVLYLVPLLTVIGCCLYEQSHRAVWETTWVQERCREYHIPCPFKVEQTSRPDIALFLIKYLMMLVVGIPSVFWVGSKKTCHEWVSFFNGHRRKDSTVHESRQVLQEPDFTQLLLRDPNIPVVRKSRGTSTQGTSTHASSTHLAMLDEPPSASTSRAGSMRSKSSSFHGSLHRSRDERYTACSYRGVEERLPHGSTLRLNDPLQHCGINRLDSHSRHGSLQRLESQSQHSSMRDLTITTQAIQSSPGNGIQRVIEEDATKA from the exons ATGGATCTCCTTTGGGTTCTGTACACCATGCTGACTGTATGTGTGGCCATCAATATGGACGCTACCGGTAGCCATAGCATGTTTACCTGTGAGCCAATCACATTAAGGATGTGCCAGGGCCTCGCCTACAATACCACCTTCATGCCCAACCTTCTGAATCACTATGATCAGCAGACCGCTGCTCTCGCCATGGAG CCCTTTCATCCCATGGTGAACTTGGAGTGTTCTACTGAAATTCGCCCATTCCTGTGTGCCCTTTACGCACCCGTGTGCACTGAGTACGGCCACGTGACCCTGCCATGTCGGCGCCTGTGCCAGCGTGCTAAGAGTGATTGCTACAAGCTGATGGACATGTTTGGGGTCAGTTGGCCCGATGAGATGGAGTGTAGCAG GTTTCCAGATTGTGATGAGTCTTACCCCCGAGCGATAGACCTGCTCCCGAGCAGTGATGGGACAGAGGAATCTCCCTCATCAGTTCAGCGGGACTATGGCTTCTGGTGCCCACGAGAGCTGAAGATCGAGCCTGACTTGGGTTACTCATTCATGGGTGTGCGCGACTGCTCGCCTCCCTGCCCAAACATGTACTTCCATAAAGACGAGCTCATCTTCGCCCGCTATTTCATTGGTGTTGTCTCCATAGTCTGCCTGTCGGCGACGCTCTTCACTTTCCTGACCTTCCTCATCGATGTTGGCCGTTTTCGCTATCCAGAGCGGCCCATCATCTTCTACGCGGTCTGCTACATGATGGTGTCCCTGGTCTTCTTCCTGGGTTTCCTGCTGGAGGATCGCGTGTCATGCAACGCGGCAAGCCCGGGTCGTTTCCGTGCCTCCACCGTCACCCAGGGCTCCCACAACAAGGCCTGCACGCTGCTCTTCATGACGCTCTACTTCTTCACCATGGCAGGAAGCGTTTGGTGGGTCATCCTCACCATCACCTGGTTCCTGGCTGCTGTTCCCAAATGGGGAAGTGAAGCTATCGAGAAGAAGGCTTTGCTGTTCCATGCAGTGGCTTGGGGCATCCCGGGAGCCCTTACCATCACCCTCATGGCTATGAACAAAATCGAGGGTGACAGCATGAGTGGCGTTTGTTTCGTGGGGCTCTATGACCTCATGGCTTTGCGCTGGTTCCTCTTGGTGCCTCTCGCATTGGATGTGGTCGTAGGTGTGGTGCTGCTGTTAGCGGGTGTTGCTGCGCTAAATAGGGTCCGGATGGAGATTCCCCTCGAGaaggagaaccaggacaaactgGTGAAGTTCATGATCCGGATCGGCGTGTTCTCCGTCCTGTATCTTGTGCCTCTGCTGACTGTTATTGGATGCTGTCTGTATGAACAGAGCCACAGAGCAGTTTGGGAGACCACCTGGGTGCAGGAGCGCTGTAGAGAGTATCACATCCCCTGCCCGTTCAAG GTCGAACAAACGAGCAGGCCAGATATCGCCTTGTTCCTCATCAAGTACTTGATGATGCTGGTGGTGGGAATCCCATCAGTGTTTTGGGTCGGCAGTAAAAAGACCTGCCACGAGTGGGTCAGTTTCTTCAATGGACATCGCAGGAAAGA CAGCACGGTGCACGAGAGCAGGCAGGTGCTGCAGGAGCCCGACTTCACCCAGCTCCTCCTCAGGGACCCCAACATCCCAGTGGTGAGGAAGTCTCGAGGCACCTCGACACAGGGCACCTCCACCCATGCCTCTTCCACACACCTTGCCATGTTGGACGAGCCCCCCAGCGCCAGCACCAGCCGCGCGGGGAGCATGCGCAGTAAATCAAGCAGCTTCCACGGCAGCCTGCATCGCTCCAGAGATGAGAG GTACACAGCTTGTAGTTATCGTGGCGTTGAGGAACGTCTCCCTCATGGGAGCACCCTGCGCCTTAATGATCCGCTCCAGCACTGTGGCATCAACCGTCTCGACAGCCATTCACGGCACGGCAGCCTGCAGCGCCTGgagagccaatcacaacacagcaGCATGCGAGACCTCACCATCACAACACAGGCCATCCAGAGCAGCCCTGGCAACGGCATTCAACGCGTCATAGAGGAGGATGCCACCAAGGCATGA
- the LOC132106619 gene encoding frizzled-3-like isoform X2, whose amino-acid sequence MDLLWVLYTMLTVCVAINMDATGSHSMFTCEPITLRMCQGLAYNTTFMPNLLNHYDQQTAALAMEPFHPMVNLECSTEIRPFLCALYAPVCTEYGHVTLPCRRLCQRAKSDCYKLMDMFGVSWPDEMECSRFPDCDESYPRAIDLLPSSDGTEESPSSVQRDYGFWCPRELKIEPDLGYSFMGVRDCSPPCPNMYFHKDELIFARYFIGVVSIVCLSATLFTFLTFLIDVGRFRYPERPIIFYAVCYMMVSLVFFLGFLLEDRVSCNAASPGRFRASTVTQGSHNKACTLLFMTLYFFTMAGSVWWVILTITWFLAAVPKWGSEAIEKKALLFHAVAWGIPGALTITLMAMNKIEGDSMSGVCFVGLYDLMALRWFLLVPLALDVVVGVVLLLAGVAALNRVRMEIPLEKENQDKLVKFMIRIGVFSVLYLVPLLTVIGCCLYEQSHRAVWETTWVQERCREYHIPCPFKVEQTSRPDIALFLIKYLMMLVVGIPSVFWVGSKKTCHEWVSFFNGHRRKDTVHESRQVLQEPDFTQLLLRDPNIPVVRKSRGTSTQGTSTHASSTHLAMLDEPPSASTSRAGSMRSKSSSFHGSLHRSRDERYTACSYRGVEERLPHGSTLRLNDPLQHCGINRLDSHSRHGSLQRLESQSQHSSMRDLTITTQAIQSSPGNGIQRVIEEDATKA is encoded by the exons ATGGATCTCCTTTGGGTTCTGTACACCATGCTGACTGTATGTGTGGCCATCAATATGGACGCTACCGGTAGCCATAGCATGTTTACCTGTGAGCCAATCACATTAAGGATGTGCCAGGGCCTCGCCTACAATACCACCTTCATGCCCAACCTTCTGAATCACTATGATCAGCAGACCGCTGCTCTCGCCATGGAG CCCTTTCATCCCATGGTGAACTTGGAGTGTTCTACTGAAATTCGCCCATTCCTGTGTGCCCTTTACGCACCCGTGTGCACTGAGTACGGCCACGTGACCCTGCCATGTCGGCGCCTGTGCCAGCGTGCTAAGAGTGATTGCTACAAGCTGATGGACATGTTTGGGGTCAGTTGGCCCGATGAGATGGAGTGTAGCAG GTTTCCAGATTGTGATGAGTCTTACCCCCGAGCGATAGACCTGCTCCCGAGCAGTGATGGGACAGAGGAATCTCCCTCATCAGTTCAGCGGGACTATGGCTTCTGGTGCCCACGAGAGCTGAAGATCGAGCCTGACTTGGGTTACTCATTCATGGGTGTGCGCGACTGCTCGCCTCCCTGCCCAAACATGTACTTCCATAAAGACGAGCTCATCTTCGCCCGCTATTTCATTGGTGTTGTCTCCATAGTCTGCCTGTCGGCGACGCTCTTCACTTTCCTGACCTTCCTCATCGATGTTGGCCGTTTTCGCTATCCAGAGCGGCCCATCATCTTCTACGCGGTCTGCTACATGATGGTGTCCCTGGTCTTCTTCCTGGGTTTCCTGCTGGAGGATCGCGTGTCATGCAACGCGGCAAGCCCGGGTCGTTTCCGTGCCTCCACCGTCACCCAGGGCTCCCACAACAAGGCCTGCACGCTGCTCTTCATGACGCTCTACTTCTTCACCATGGCAGGAAGCGTTTGGTGGGTCATCCTCACCATCACCTGGTTCCTGGCTGCTGTTCCCAAATGGGGAAGTGAAGCTATCGAGAAGAAGGCTTTGCTGTTCCATGCAGTGGCTTGGGGCATCCCGGGAGCCCTTACCATCACCCTCATGGCTATGAACAAAATCGAGGGTGACAGCATGAGTGGCGTTTGTTTCGTGGGGCTCTATGACCTCATGGCTTTGCGCTGGTTCCTCTTGGTGCCTCTCGCATTGGATGTGGTCGTAGGTGTGGTGCTGCTGTTAGCGGGTGTTGCTGCGCTAAATAGGGTCCGGATGGAGATTCCCCTCGAGaaggagaaccaggacaaactgGTGAAGTTCATGATCCGGATCGGCGTGTTCTCCGTCCTGTATCTTGTGCCTCTGCTGACTGTTATTGGATGCTGTCTGTATGAACAGAGCCACAGAGCAGTTTGGGAGACCACCTGGGTGCAGGAGCGCTGTAGAGAGTATCACATCCCCTGCCCGTTCAAG GTCGAACAAACGAGCAGGCCAGATATCGCCTTGTTCCTCATCAAGTACTTGATGATGCTGGTGGTGGGAATCCCATCAGTGTTTTGGGTCGGCAGTAAAAAGACCTGCCACGAGTGGGTCAGTTTCTTCAATGGACATCGCAGGAAAGA CACGGTGCACGAGAGCAGGCAGGTGCTGCAGGAGCCCGACTTCACCCAGCTCCTCCTCAGGGACCCCAACATCCCAGTGGTGAGGAAGTCTCGAGGCACCTCGACACAGGGCACCTCCACCCATGCCTCTTCCACACACCTTGCCATGTTGGACGAGCCCCCCAGCGCCAGCACCAGCCGCGCGGGGAGCATGCGCAGTAAATCAAGCAGCTTCCACGGCAGCCTGCATCGCTCCAGAGATGAGAG GTACACAGCTTGTAGTTATCGTGGCGTTGAGGAACGTCTCCCTCATGGGAGCACCCTGCGCCTTAATGATCCGCTCCAGCACTGTGGCATCAACCGTCTCGACAGCCATTCACGGCACGGCAGCCTGCAGCGCCTGgagagccaatcacaacacagcaGCATGCGAGACCTCACCATCACAACACAGGCCATCCAGAGCAGCCCTGGCAACGGCATTCAACGCGTCATAGAGGAGGATGCCACCAAGGCATGA